Proteins from a single region of Rhodovibrio salinarum DSM 9154:
- the modB gene encoding molybdate ABC transporter permease subunit yields MPDLTPLEREALLLSIRVALLAVTVTLPLALATAWLLARRRFPGKTLLEGLVHLPMVLPPVVVGYLLLLAFGRNGPLGGWLNDVVGLTLAFTWQGAAVAAGVMAFPLMVRAIRLSLEAIDSRLESAAHGLGANPLDRFLTITLPLAAPGLLVAAILGFARSLGEFGATITFVSNIPGETRTLPLAIYSLVQQLGGEAGAVRLVVLSIGLALLALAASELLARRLRRRLTG; encoded by the coding sequence ATGCCCGATCTCACGCCGCTTGAACGGGAGGCCCTGCTGCTCAGCATCCGCGTCGCGTTGCTGGCGGTCACCGTGACGCTTCCGCTTGCACTTGCCACCGCCTGGCTGCTGGCGCGGCGGCGCTTCCCCGGCAAGACCCTTTTGGAAGGCTTGGTGCATCTGCCGATGGTGCTGCCGCCGGTCGTCGTCGGGTATCTGCTGCTCCTGGCTTTCGGCCGGAACGGGCCCCTCGGCGGCTGGCTGAACGACGTGGTCGGCCTCACGCTCGCCTTTACTTGGCAGGGCGCCGCCGTGGCCGCCGGGGTGATGGCTTTCCCGCTGATGGTCCGTGCGATCCGGCTGTCGCTCGAGGCGATCGACAGTCGGCTGGAATCCGCGGCGCATGGCCTGGGCGCCAACCCTCTGGATCGTTTCCTGACGATCACCCTGCCGCTTGCGGCGCCGGGATTGCTGGTCGCCGCGATCCTGGGCTTCGCGCGCAGCCTGGGCGAGTTCGGCGCCACCATCACCTTCGTTTCGAATATCCCGGGGGAGACCCGGACGCTGCCGCTGGCGATCTACAGCCTGGTGCAGCAGTTGGGCGGGGAAGCCGGTGCGGTACGGTTGGTCGTGCTGTCGATTGGCCTGGCGCTGTTGGCGCTCGCGGCTTCTGAACTGCTGGCCCGTCGTCTTCGACGCCGGCTGACCGGCTGA
- the nifE gene encoding nitrogenase iron-molybdenum cofactor biosynthesis protein NifE — protein MAVETGVQDTPATARPRAPRPGCGARTAKPTPGAAAGGCAFDGAKVALQPIVDAAHVVHGPIGCEGNNWDNRHAASSGPDLYRRGLTTDLGELDVIGGGEAKLRAAINQAITQFDPPAVFVYQTCVSALIGDDIQAICHAAAARHGRPVIPVEAAGFSGSKNQGNRMAGQALLDHVIGTREPAYTTATDITLIAEYNIVGELWQLTPLFERLGIRLLSCITGDARFQEVAQAHRARAAMVICAQAMGGVGRQLQERWGVPYFEGSFHGLAATAKALRNLARLLTDRGAPADLPARTEDLIAEQEAEVARRFAPLRDRLAGRRVLLYTGGHKSWALVAALKEMGMEVIGTSVRKATENDKARAQDLLGSDGTLFGAIPQPEMYRMLRAGEADILLSGGRTQFVALKARKPWLDTNQERHHGYAGYAGFLTLAEQIDRTLHAPVWAQINRPAPWEVEP, from the coding sequence ATGGCGGTGGAAACGGGTGTCCAGGATACGCCTGCGACGGCACGGCCGCGCGCGCCCCGGCCCGGCTGCGGCGCGCGGACCGCGAAGCCAACGCCGGGCGCGGCCGCCGGCGGATGCGCCTTCGACGGCGCCAAGGTTGCCCTGCAGCCGATCGTCGATGCGGCGCACGTCGTGCACGGACCGATCGGCTGCGAGGGCAACAACTGGGACAACCGCCACGCGGCTTCCTCAGGCCCGGACCTGTATCGTCGGGGCCTGACCACCGACCTCGGCGAGTTGGACGTGATCGGCGGCGGCGAGGCGAAGCTCCGCGCGGCGATCAACCAAGCCATCACGCAATTCGACCCGCCAGCGGTGTTCGTCTACCAGACCTGTGTCTCCGCCCTGATCGGCGACGATATCCAGGCGATCTGCCACGCGGCAGCGGCGCGCCATGGCCGTCCGGTGATTCCGGTCGAGGCGGCTGGTTTCTCCGGCAGCAAGAACCAGGGCAACCGGATGGCGGGGCAGGCGCTGCTGGATCACGTGATTGGCACGCGCGAGCCTGCCTATACCACGGCGACCGACATCACGTTGATCGCCGAATACAACATCGTCGGGGAATTGTGGCAGCTGACGCCGCTGTTCGAGCGGCTCGGCATTCGCCTCTTGTCCTGCATCACCGGCGACGCGCGTTTCCAGGAGGTGGCGCAGGCGCACCGCGCCCGCGCAGCGATGGTGATCTGCGCGCAGGCGATGGGTGGGGTCGGCCGGCAGCTTCAGGAGCGCTGGGGCGTCCCCTACTTCGAAGGTTCCTTCCACGGCTTGGCCGCGACCGCGAAGGCGCTGCGCAATCTGGCCAGGCTGCTAACCGACCGCGGGGCGCCGGCGGACCTGCCAGCACGAACCGAGGACCTGATCGCCGAGCAGGAGGCCGAGGTCGCCCGACGCTTCGCCCCGCTGCGCGACCGGCTCGCCGGGCGGCGGGTGCTGCTCTACACCGGCGGGCACAAAAGCTGGGCGCTGGTGGCCGCGCTGAAGGAAATGGGCATGGAGGTGATCGGCACCTCCGTGCGCAAGGCGACCGAGAACGACAAGGCCCGCGCCCAGGATCTGCTGGGCAGCGACGGGACGCTGTTCGGCGCGATCCCGCAGCCGGAGATGTACCGCATGCTGCGCGCGGGCGAAGCGGACATCCTGCTGTCCGGCGGGCGGACCCAGTTCGTCGCGCTCAAGGCCCGCAAACCCTGGCTCGACACCAACCAGGAACGCCATCACGGCTATGCCGGTTATGCCGGTTTCCTGACCCTGGCCGAGCAGATCGACCGAACGCTGCACGCCCCGGTTTGGGCACAGATCAACCGCCCCGCGCCCTGGGAGGTCGAGCCATGA
- the nifN gene encoding nitrogenase iron-molybdenum cofactor biosynthesis protein NifN: MSARPTDAKPLTTDPLKVSPPLGAALALLGIDRSMPLLHGAQGCTAFALVLLVRHFHEPIPLQTTALGDLEVTLGGEENLEAAVRTIAERHRPAVIGVCPTALATTRGEDLAGALTRIRETHAELLSDTRLLHIPAPDYLGGLQEGWAATVTSLIDSVASPGSQRARRVNVLAGSQLTVADLDDLRTTVESFGLDCALIPDLASSLDGHMPTAWSPVSAGGTPQATLDTLGDAMATLAVGAQMRPAAELLEARTGVPSTVFNTLTGLDASDQLVAWLSRVSGQPAAQTVRRARSRLLDALADSHLEAAGARVAIAAEPDLLRALARLCHDLGCRIPLAVTTTRGRGRRTGPDDACPPALADLPCGHVLVGDLDDLEREGTAVGGVDLVIGPSPTLRAARALGAPLLRVGFPQTDRVGSQHQALAGYSGTRALACAIANTLHDHLTRDLLGPPDGPARPRVGSDAHDIGAAAD, translated from the coding sequence ATGAGCGCGCGCCCCACGGACGCCAAGCCGCTCACCACCGATCCGCTCAAGGTCAGCCCGCCGCTCGGCGCGGCGTTGGCGCTGCTCGGCATCGATCGCAGCATGCCGCTGCTACATGGCGCGCAAGGCTGCACCGCGTTCGCGTTGGTACTGCTGGTCCGGCACTTCCACGAGCCGATCCCGTTGCAGACGACCGCTTTGGGCGACCTCGAAGTCACGCTGGGCGGCGAAGAGAACCTGGAAGCCGCCGTGCGGACCATCGCCGAGCGCCACCGGCCGGCGGTGATCGGGGTCTGCCCGACCGCGCTCGCCACCACCCGCGGCGAAGACCTCGCCGGCGCGCTGACCCGCATCCGCGAGACCCACGCTGAGCTGTTGAGCGACACGCGGCTGCTCCACATCCCCGCACCGGACTACCTGGGCGGCCTGCAGGAAGGCTGGGCGGCGACCGTGACCAGCCTGATCGACAGCGTCGCGTCGCCCGGAAGCCAACGGGCCCGGCGAGTCAACGTGCTGGCCGGCAGTCAGTTGACGGTGGCGGACCTGGACGACCTGCGGACCACGGTCGAAAGCTTCGGCCTCGATTGTGCCCTGATCCCCGACCTCGCAAGCTCGCTTGACGGCCACATGCCGACGGCCTGGAGCCCGGTGAGCGCGGGCGGCACACCGCAGGCGACGCTGGACACGCTCGGGGACGCGATGGCGACGCTTGCCGTCGGCGCGCAGATGCGCCCGGCGGCCGAACTGCTGGAGGCCCGCACCGGCGTGCCGTCGACGGTGTTCAACACCCTGACCGGCCTGGACGCCTCGGACCAGTTGGTCGCATGGCTCAGCCGCGTCTCCGGCCAGCCGGCCGCGCAGACGGTGCGCCGGGCACGCTCCCGACTGCTGGATGCCCTGGCGGACAGCCATCTCGAAGCCGCCGGCGCGCGCGTGGCGATCGCGGCGGAGCCCGACCTGCTACGCGCGCTGGCCAGATTGTGCCACGACCTCGGTTGTCGCATCCCGCTTGCGGTGACGACGACGCGCGGCCGCGGGCGTCGGACCGGTCCCGACGATGCGTGCCCGCCGGCCCTCGCCGATCTGCCGTGCGGGCACGTGCTCGTCGGCGACCTGGACGATCTGGAACGGGAGGGCACCGCGGTTGGCGGGGTCGACCTGGTGATCGGGCCGTCACCGACCTTGCGGGCCGCCCGCGCGCTCGGCGCGCCGCTGCTGCGCGTCGGCTTTCCGCAGACCGACCGGGTGGGCAGCCAGCATCAGGCCCTAGCGGGCTATTCCGGGACGCGCGCACTCGCCTGCGCCATCGCCAACACGCTGCACGATCATCTGACGCGCGACCTGCTGGGTCCGCCAGACGGGCCGGCACGCCCGCGCGTCGGCTCGGACGCGCACGACATCGGGGCCGCCGCCGACTAG
- the nifX gene encoding nitrogen fixation protein NifX — protein MKVALASETLTAVDAHFAKAANLAIYDVTPAGWTFVTAIPFDQANTATDVDRVAARIAALDGCVLLFVKGIGGPAAARVVKARVHPIAVQQDTAADAVLERVRGMLADGPPPWLAKRLTADAPQTAATNPPVAGA, from the coding sequence ATGAAGGTCGCATTGGCAAGCGAGACCCTGACGGCCGTCGACGCGCACTTCGCGAAGGCAGCGAACCTGGCCATCTACGACGTGACCCCGGCGGGCTGGACCTTCGTCACCGCCATCCCGTTCGATCAAGCGAATACGGCGACGGATGTCGACCGTGTGGCCGCCCGCATCGCCGCCCTGGACGGCTGCGTGCTGCTGTTCGTCAAGGGCATCGGCGGCCCGGCGGCCGCGCGTGTGGTGAAGGCGCGCGTTCACCCGATCGCGGTGCAGCAGGACACGGCTGCTGACGCGGTATTGGAGCGCGTGCGCGGCATGTTGGCGGACGGCCCCCCACCCTGGCTGGCCAAACGCCTAACCGCTGACGCACCCCAGACCGCGGCGACCAATCCCCCCGTCGCCGGAGCATAA